In one window of Phycisphaerales bacterium DNA:
- a CDS encoding nitroreductase family protein — MNDRPNVPDGFVPLNPYRPEGSPLEAARRFYEVMDRRRTVRMFSDEPVPREVIETCLLAAGTAPSGAHKQPWRFVVVGDAELKRKIRAAAEEEEREFYGRRASEQWLEDLRPFGTDERKPFLEVAPWLIVVFKLAKTDDGGQTYYTSESVGIATGMLLAALHHAGLATLTHTPSPMGFLKDVLGRPEHERPFLLIPVGYPAEDAVVPALERKGLGEISVWHE; from the coding sequence GTGAACGATCGACCCAACGTGCCCGACGGCTTCGTGCCCCTGAACCCCTACCGGCCCGAGGGCTCGCCCCTCGAGGCCGCGCGGCGGTTCTACGAGGTCATGGACCGCCGGCGGACGGTGCGGATGTTCAGCGACGAGCCCGTGCCGCGGGAGGTCATCGAGACCTGCCTGCTGGCGGCCGGCACCGCGCCCAGCGGCGCGCACAAGCAGCCGTGGCGGTTCGTGGTGGTGGGCGATGCCGAATTGAAGCGGAAGATTCGCGCCGCTGCGGAGGAAGAGGAGCGCGAGTTCTACGGCCGCCGCGCCAGCGAGCAGTGGCTGGAGGACCTGCGGCCCTTCGGCACCGACGAGCGCAAGCCGTTCCTCGAGGTCGCCCCGTGGCTGATCGTGGTCTTCAAGCTCGCCAAGACCGACGATGGCGGTCAGACGTACTACACGAGCGAGTCGGTCGGCATCGCCACCGGCATGCTGCTGGCGGCCCTGCACCACGCGGGGCTGGCGACGCTCACGCACACGCCCAGCCCGATGGGGTTCCTGAAGGACGTCCTGGGCCGGCCCGAGCACGAGCGGCCGTTCCTGCTGATCCCCGTGGGGTACCCGGCCGAGGACGCGGTGGTGCCCGCGCTGGAGCGCAAGGGGCTGGGCGAGATCAGCGTGTGGCACGAATAG
- a CDS encoding ABC transporter permease subunit — protein MIAPLRLLVRSPRSLLRMFVGPIFQREVRSLGRRRAPHWVRAGYTLLLLAIVALVFVSVWDSNQNGMWAQQSVLELLAPAMLATVAVVQMSVLALVAPVLTAGAISDEKRQRTLSTLLTTPLTSRDIVLGKLGSRTVQLVILALVPLPLLLALRVFGGVEAEAIVASVALALAVGMLGSTLALMFSIWHRRTPSVVFFALCSTAVLVFLPWVGMMATEWSLDPNPDNTFFKCIAPIALFAVLSPEQVSGPSVAAVRGFWVATVIYLTLVSGLVTLFSIFVLRGVLKREAGGDDAGRAMTRLLAPGGDGPGSAATRADRQSRPVGDRPVLWRELRLNALGNGKRTVIALAIGIGILLFLYAVAGLDHSGLTTTLLVIAALAMTVQAALSAPAAISSERDAGSWSVLLTTPVRPGQVVLGKALGSVRRLWLVPGVVGFHLVLVMSTGWFHPIGALHALMLTGGLMLMLAGTGTLLGLACKRGVTASVLNMIVPLVLFLGMPVALNFYMQYNFYQSYASRSETLSDVIMVSNPFILLTEASTTATGEWDRFNYFLRYEKLDGGGTVRAATFTGMVFINTLCLSAVGAAALVLAALGFNRFTGRPS, from the coding sequence ATGATCGCGCCGCTGCGCCTGCTGGTGCGATCGCCGCGGTCACTGCTGCGGATGTTCGTCGGCCCCATCTTCCAGCGCGAGGTTCGCTCCCTGGGCCGACGCCGTGCCCCACACTGGGTTCGTGCGGGATACACGCTCCTCTTGCTGGCCATCGTCGCGCTCGTGTTCGTTTCGGTCTGGGATTCGAACCAGAACGGCATGTGGGCCCAGCAATCGGTGCTCGAGCTCCTGGCGCCGGCCATGCTGGCCACGGTCGCGGTCGTCCAGATGAGCGTCCTGGCCCTCGTCGCCCCCGTGCTCACCGCCGGCGCCATCTCCGACGAGAAGCGCCAGCGCACGCTGTCCACGCTGCTGACCACACCGCTGACCAGCCGCGACATCGTCCTGGGCAAGCTCGGCTCTCGCACCGTTCAACTGGTGATCCTCGCATTGGTCCCGCTGCCGTTGCTGCTGGCACTGCGTGTCTTCGGCGGCGTCGAGGCGGAAGCCATCGTCGCCAGCGTCGCCCTGGCCCTGGCGGTGGGCATGCTGGGTTCCACCCTGGCCCTCATGTTCAGCATCTGGCATCGCCGGACGCCCTCGGTCGTGTTCTTCGCCTTGTGCTCGACCGCCGTGCTGGTGTTCCTGCCATGGGTCGGCATGATGGCCACCGAGTGGAGCCTCGACCCGAACCCCGACAACACGTTCTTCAAGTGCATCGCCCCCATCGCCCTGTTCGCGGTGCTCAGCCCCGAGCAGGTGTCCGGGCCGTCCGTCGCGGCCGTGCGCGGGTTCTGGGTCGCGACGGTCATCTACCTCACGCTCGTCTCGGGCCTGGTCACGCTCTTCTCCATCTTCGTACTCCGCGGCGTGCTCAAGCGCGAAGCGGGCGGCGACGACGCCGGCCGCGCCATGACACGCCTGCTCGCTCCGGGAGGCGATGGCCCCGGCTCGGCCGCGACACGCGCTGATCGCCAGAGCCGGCCCGTGGGCGATCGCCCCGTGCTCTGGAGGGAGTTGCGGCTCAACGCGCTGGGCAACGGCAAGCGAACCGTCATCGCCCTGGCCATCGGCATCGGCATCCTGCTGTTTCTCTACGCCGTCGCCGGCCTTGATCACTCGGGCCTGACCACGACGCTGCTGGTCATCGCCGCCCTTGCCATGACGGTGCAGGCCGCCCTCTCGGCCCCGGCGGCCATCAGCAGCGAGCGGGACGCGGGCAGTTGGAGCGTGCTGCTGACCACGCCCGTCCGACCCGGTCAGGTCGTGCTGGGCAAGGCCCTGGGCTCGGTCCGCCGCCTCTGGCTGGTGCCCGGCGTCGTGGGCTTCCACCTGGTGCTGGTCATGTCCACGGGCTGGTTCCACCCCATCGGGGCCCTGCACGCCCTCATGCTGACCGGCGGACTCATGCTCATGCTCGCCGGCACGGGCACGCTGCTGGGCCTTGCCTGCAAGCGCGGCGTCACCGCCTCGGTGCTGAACATGATCGTGCCGCTGGTCCTCTTCCTGGGCATGCCCGTGGCGCTGAACTTCTACATGCAGTACAACTTCTACCAGTCCTACGCCTCCCGAAGCGAGACGCTCAGCGACGTCATCATGGTCTCCAATCCCTTCATCCTGCTGACCGAGGCCAGCACCACCGCGACGGGCGAGTGGGACCGGTTCAACTACTTCCTGCGATACGAGAAGCTCGACGGCGGCGGCACCGTCCGCGCCGCCACCTTCACCGGCATGGTCTTCATCAACACGCTGTGCCTGTCGGCCGTCGGCGCCGCCGCCCTGGTCCTGGCCGCGCTGGGCTTCAACCGCTTCACCGGCCGCCCGAGCTGA
- a CDS encoding ABC transporter ATP-binding protein, with the protein MIKARNLTKRYGKLLALDDLSLDIAPGEVFGFIGPNGAGKSTTMKILACLMKADSGDATVDGHDVRTEGAVIRRLIGYMPDFLGVYEDLTVDEYLQFFASAFEIPRKQRKTVVDGVLELTDLADKRRSPVDGLSRGMTQRLGVARVLIHDPKVLLLDEPASGLDPRARIEMRTLLAELGRMGKSIMISSHILTELAELCNTIGIIERGKLLFSGSLEDAYRKASLGDRVRIAIEGGIAAESAAASLQDDGRVLRVTTNGASITVDLAPEVESHHFLIEKLIGAGARIGAMRPEEARLEDAFLRLTKGTVQ; encoded by the coding sequence ATGATCAAAGCACGCAATCTGACCAAGCGCTATGGCAAGTTGCTGGCGCTCGATGATCTCTCGCTGGACATCGCCCCGGGCGAGGTCTTCGGCTTCATCGGCCCCAATGGCGCGGGCAAGAGCACCACGATGAAGATCCTGGCGTGCCTGATGAAGGCCGACTCGGGCGACGCTACGGTCGATGGCCACGATGTCCGCACCGAAGGCGCCGTCATTCGACGGCTCATCGGATACATGCCCGACTTTTTGGGGGTCTACGAGGACCTGACCGTCGACGAGTACCTCCAGTTCTTCGCCTCGGCCTTCGAGATTCCACGCAAGCAGCGCAAGACCGTCGTCGATGGCGTGCTGGAACTGACCGATCTGGCCGACAAGCGGCGCAGCCCGGTCGACGGGCTCAGCCGCGGCATGACCCAACGATTGGGCGTGGCCCGCGTGCTGATCCATGATCCCAAGGTGCTGCTGCTCGACGAGCCCGCCAGCGGCCTGGACCCTCGGGCGCGGATCGAGATGCGCACGCTCCTGGCCGAGTTGGGCCGCATGGGCAAGTCCATCATGATCTCCAGCCACATCCTGACCGAACTGGCCGAGTTGTGCAACACCATCGGCATCATCGAGCGCGGCAAGCTGCTCTTCTCGGGCAGCCTCGAGGACGCATATCGCAAGGCCTCGCTTGGTGATCGGGTTCGCATCGCCATCGAGGGCGGCATCGCCGCCGAGTCTGCCGCGGCATCGCTCCAGGACGATGGCCGCGTGCTGCGGGTTACGACCAACGGCGCTTCCATCACGGTCGACCTCGCGCCCGAAGTCGAGTCGCATCACTTCCTGATCGAGAAGCTGATCGGAGCCGGCGCGCGCATCGGCGCCATGCGACCCGAAGAGGCCCGACTCGAGGACGCCTTCCTCAGGCTGACCAAGGGCACCGTGCAATGA